In the Ictalurus punctatus breed USDA103 chromosome 7, Coco_2.0, whole genome shotgun sequence genome, one interval contains:
- the LOC108262350 gene encoding C-C motif chemokine 3-like 1 translates to MVSRSLLLVLLVLMGLTCLQSFTPAHNGHGPSKCCFNYQTHPIPVTFITAYEEAEHQCTKPGVIFTLNLGRRLCADPGVEWVKNIMEIIDRRFFT, encoded by the exons atGGTCTCTCGTTCTCTCCTGCTGGTTCTGCTGGTTCTGATGGGTCTCACCTGCCTTCAGTCCTTCACACCAGCCCACA ATGGACATGGACCAAGTAAGTGCTGTTTCAATTACCAGACACATCCAATCCCTGTAACATTCATTACAGCGTATGAAGAAGCAGAGCATCAGTGTACAAAACCTGGAGTCAT CTTTACCCTAAATCTCGGCCGTCGTTTGTGTGCAGACCCCGGCGTCGAGTGGGTGAAGAACATCATGGAAATAATTGACCGGCGCTTTTTTACCTGA